In Cloacibacillus sp., the genomic window AATGAAAAACATTCGTAAAAATCAGGTAGCGGAAACGTGAATGTTTCATTAGAGACAAAAAATAAAGGTAGACCTATTCTGCCACTTATATTCATTATGAAAACAACCGCTACTACGGGTAAAGAACTACCATTAGCAACGGTCATTTGATTATATAAAATAACCATAAAATCCTTGATTAGTTTGCGGCACGCAAATACAGATGCCTATCATAATAAGTTTTCATTCCATCTATTATACCTTGTAGAAATAAAATAGTCTCTACTTTTATTCGTTCAAGGTCATTGATGGAATAGTCTCTTCCACATTCCACAAATGACAAAGTTCCGTGGGCAAGATTGTTTCTTTTTTCCTTCACATCTGACAGAACCAATCCACCATGACATTGAGGATCTGTTTGAAAGGATATTCCATGGTCATTACAAACTTGACGAATTTTTTTGGCGTCCAAATTTCCACCTACATTTGCAGCCTTACGATCTAATACTAAGGTCTCTCCAGTAAGTATAGAATTGATTATTTCAATAGCTTTTTCACGATATGAATTATAATGGGCTTTCTTATCGTATACTTGATTGAATTTAAAAATAAACCATATGTCTCGAATTTCTTGCCTAACTTGCTGGTATGTTATGCCTTGCTGCTGCAAATCATCATATATCCCAATTATGCCTCCCATAATTGTGGACTCAACGAGATTGTATACCATGAGCAATGCGTTAGACTTGAGGATTTTCAAAAAATCATCTTCATAGTATTTTTGATCACTATTTTGCTCATCTTTTGATTTATACAATGCTTTAAGAGCGTCATAATATAAGGTTATCTCTCTCACTCTA contains:
- a CDS encoding MAE_28990/MAE_18760 family HEPN-like nuclease, whose translation is MQATIDIFEDRVREITLYYDALKALYKSKDEQNSDQKYYEDDFLKILKSNALLMVYNLVESTIMGGIIGIYDDLQQQGITYQQVRQEIRDIWFIFKFNQVYDKKAHYNSYREKAIEIINSILTGETLVLDRKAANVGGNLDAKKIRQVCNDHGISFQTDPQCHGGLVLSDVKEKRNNLAHGTLSFVECGRDYSINDLERIKVETILFLQGIIDGMKTYYDRHLYLRAAN